A portion of the Natronococcus sp. AD-5 genome contains these proteins:
- the paaI gene encoding hydroxyphenylacetyl-CoA thioesterase PaaI, producing the protein MTDSIRQRVEDDAYCETLGIELASLEPGLARTRLEVTDELTNFHGTPHGGAIYSLADAAFAAASNSRGETAVALETNISYLEAVDVGTELTATATETHESGRTAEYEVVVTDEDEERVATFRGRVYKP; encoded by the coding sequence GTGACGGACAGCATTCGGCAGCGCGTCGAGGACGACGCCTACTGCGAGACGCTGGGAATCGAACTCGCCAGCCTCGAGCCGGGGCTGGCGCGGACCCGACTCGAGGTCACCGACGAGCTGACGAACTTCCACGGCACGCCCCACGGCGGGGCGATCTACTCGCTGGCCGACGCGGCGTTCGCCGCCGCCTCGAACTCCCGCGGGGAGACCGCGGTCGCCCTCGAGACGAACATCTCGTACCTCGAGGCCGTCGACGTCGGGACCGAACTCACCGCGACGGCGACGGAGACCCACGAGTCGGGCCGGACGGCCGAGTACGAGGTCGTCGTTACCGACGAGGACGAGGAACGGGTCGCGACGTTTCGCGGCCGCGTTTACAAGCCCTGA
- a CDS encoding ABC transporter ATP-binding protein — protein MSSEPLLAVEDVDAGYGETTVLRELSMSIDEGEIVSLVGRNGAGKTTTLRSIVGILTPTSGTVTYRGTDVTALEATETVRRGLALVPEERRIFPELTVEENLELADYGGASGVDSLSVGEALETFENLQERASNPGSSLSGGEQQMLAIARALVGGADLVLLDEPTEGLAPYIVRDVMDIVEDLNDRGITVLLVEQNVRVCLELADRNYLINQGEIVYEGTSAELEDDEEVLDRYLGVTV, from the coding sequence ATGAGTTCCGAACCGCTGCTCGCCGTCGAAGACGTCGACGCGGGGTACGGCGAAACGACGGTCCTCCGAGAGCTGTCGATGTCGATCGACGAGGGCGAGATCGTCTCGCTGGTCGGCCGCAACGGAGCCGGCAAGACGACGACGCTGCGCTCGATCGTGGGGATCCTCACGCCGACGAGCGGGACCGTCACCTACCGCGGGACCGACGTCACGGCACTCGAGGCCACGGAGACCGTTCGGCGCGGGCTCGCACTCGTCCCGGAGGAACGGCGGATCTTCCCCGAACTCACGGTCGAGGAGAACCTCGAACTCGCCGACTACGGCGGCGCGTCCGGCGTCGATTCGCTCTCGGTCGGCGAGGCGCTCGAGACGTTCGAGAACCTGCAGGAGCGGGCGTCGAATCCCGGCTCGTCGCTCTCGGGCGGCGAACAGCAGATGCTCGCGATCGCCCGCGCGCTCGTCGGCGGCGCCGACCTCGTCCTGCTCGACGAGCCGACGGAGGGACTCGCGCCGTACATCGTCCGCGACGTGATGGACATCGTCGAGGACCTCAACGATCGCGGCATCACCGTCCTGCTGGTCGAACAGAACGTCCGCGTCTGCCTCGAACTCGCCGATCGCAACTACCTCATCAATCAGGGCGAGATCGTCTACGAGGGGACGTCCGCGGAGCTCGAGGACGACGAGGAGGTCCTCGACAGGTACCTCGGCGTCACCGTCTGA
- a CDS encoding ABC transporter ATP-binding protein, producing the protein MALETPEVDRRPDDRPILRTEGLVKRFGQFTAIDRVDLAVERGEFRSIIGPNGAGKTTLFNLITGALPITDGAIYFDETEVSERSPAERVRLGMGRSFQISNIFGGLTVRENVRLAAQSIVRDRYTLLESLFKPTDRYEETNERTDRVLERIGLLDVADETANALAYGDKRRLEIGVVLATDPELVLFDEPTAGMSVEETRETIDLIEDVLVDQTLLLIEHDIELVMELSDRITVLNRGEILAEGTPEEIAENQNVQDAYLGGMIE; encoded by the coding sequence ATGGCGCTCGAAACGCCCGAGGTCGACCGACGACCCGACGACCGACCGATCCTTCGAACGGAGGGGTTGGTCAAGCGGTTCGGTCAGTTCACGGCCATCGACCGCGTCGATCTGGCCGTCGAGCGGGGGGAGTTCCGCAGTATCATCGGTCCGAACGGCGCCGGCAAGACCACGCTGTTCAACCTGATCACCGGTGCGTTACCGATCACCGACGGCGCGATCTACTTCGACGAGACGGAGGTGTCCGAGCGTTCACCCGCCGAGCGGGTCCGCCTCGGAATGGGACGATCGTTCCAGATATCGAATATCTTCGGCGGGCTGACCGTCCGCGAAAACGTCAGACTGGCCGCGCAATCGATCGTCCGCGATCGGTACACCCTCCTCGAGTCGCTGTTCAAACCGACCGACCGGTACGAGGAGACGAACGAGCGGACGGACCGCGTCCTCGAACGGATCGGCCTGCTGGACGTCGCCGACGAGACGGCGAACGCGCTCGCGTACGGCGACAAGCGACGGCTCGAGATCGGCGTCGTCCTCGCGACCGATCCCGAACTGGTCCTGTTCGACGAACCGACCGCCGGCATGAGCGTCGAGGAGACCAGGGAGACGATCGACCTGATCGAGGACGTCCTGGTCGACCAGACGCTGTTGCTCATCGAACACGACATCGAGCTCGTCATGGAACTCTCAGACCGCATCACCGTGTTGAATCGGGGCGAAATCCTCGCGGAGGGGACGCCCGAAGAGATCGCCGAGAACCAGAACGTACAGGACGCCTACCTCGGGGGGATGATCGAATGA